DNA from Desulfuromonas thiophila:
CCTGTCGAAACAGCGCCTGCGGCGTGGCCGGTGCAACGGTCGGGCGAAACAGGGCGCAGCCGAAGACGGCCGTGTTGCCACAGCAGGCGACAGGGAAAAGAAAAAGGACTTTATACTAACAAAAGAGCGGAACTGCAAAAAAATACCGCGGCCCTGATCGGGAGCAGGGCCGCAGCGTGTTCCAGCAAAAGGGTTGAGCGTTCTGGGCTGGCCGGAGCGGAAATCAGGAGCCACCGAGTCGGGCCTGCAGGGCATAGGTGCCGGCCGAGGTGATGGTCAGTTTTTTCCCGCCAATGGTCAGATGATTAATCTGTTCCGCCAGGCGCAGGGTGTTGCAGCTCTGCCAGCCGACGATAAATTCGCCGCCTTGGGCGGAAAACTGTTTCTGCTGGGCACGGATTACGCCCGGAATACGACTGATTTCCCGTTCGATGCTTGGCAGGTCGGCAAAGCTGCAGCCGGCGACAATCAGGCGGATCTGATGCTCGTTGTAACAGGCTTCGAGCCAGCTGGCGGCGATCTGGTCGCTGAGTCTGCCGGCCAGTTGCAGGGCGGCTTTCTGCAGTGCGTTCTGGGAGCCGATGGCAAAGCTGTGGTGTGGCACGATGGCATCGCTGCTGGCGGAGGCCAGCACCTTGCCCGTAGTGGTTTCACAGATGTCTGCCACGATGGTGGCGGCATAGGCGTGAAAGCGCTCGTTGTAGGGGTTGGCGCCATTGTCCTGGACGTAAGCCTGACCGCGAATCAATAGCTGGGCCTGAGTTGTCGAGGGACCGGTCGGATTGACCAGGTCAAAGCCCTTGCCGCGCAGGTCGGCTTCGATCGTCTGACGAGCTGCCAGCAGATTCAGCGGCATGGGATTGGCTGTGGCGCTGAGGGATTGTTCCTGCAGGGAGATGGCAACGGTTGGATAGTTGAGGCGCGGCAGAATCCGCGCCAGGGCGGCGACATCATCGGCCAGGGCCATTTCCTCCACCGTGGCGCGGATTCGCACGGTGCAGGCGTTCGAGGTGAAGGATTCGTTGAGAATCTGATAATCGCGGACATAACCCTCAACGCGGGTGAGGATCTTGTCCTGTAGCAAAACAAAGTTTTCCACAACGGTTTCGCTGGTTAGCAGCACACCAAGGGCTTCTGCCACGGCATTGCGCTGGGCATCTTCCACGGCGTCTTGGCGAGCTTGCTGACGGGAATGGGTGATGGCAGCCGAACCCTCAGCTTCGAGTTGAATCTGGCTGGCCTGCGCTGGGACGGTGGTGAGCAGTGTCCATGCCAGCAACCCCAATAGGTGAAACAATCGGTGGCGAAAGTCCATGGCGGATCTCCGAAAAATAAAACAACGGGTGCAACGCCTGACAGTCGTCGCACCCGTTGTTTAATAATCTTCAAATAAAAAGATTAGAATTTCCAGGTGCTGCCCAGATAAATTTCGTCAGCATCGAAGTCTTCCAGTTCCAGAACCTTTTTATAGCCCAGGGAGAGACCAAAAGTGTCCGTCAGCGTCAAGGAACCTTCACAGCCAACCTCATAATAATCATCATCTGCCGGATCGTTGTCGTAATCTGTCACATCGGCGTTCCAGACGGCGAAAAGATTAATCACACCATTGTCGCCATTACGCACACCAGCATTGATGCCGGTCTTGATCAGATGCTGTTCGTCATCATCGGCGTCACTGTCGTCAGTGTTGTAGAGATAGGAGGCTCCAGCACTGAAGATGAAGATGTCATTATCGTAGGTGATGGCAGCGCCCAGACCACCACCGAACAGGTTGACTTCGTCAGCGTCGACGAAGTCGAAATCCAGGTCGGTATAGCAGTAGTTGATATGACCCGTGAAGGAAGCCGACAGTGTCTGATTCAGCGGCAGGCTGTACTGGGTAAAGCCGATCAGGCCGACGCGATGACCATCAAAACTGTCAAAATCAATGTAATCGTAAGGCAACATCAGACCGTAGGTCAGCTGATCATTGTCGAAGGCAACACCCAGGTTGACGCCGTAGATGTCGCCGTTGAGGTTGGCATTCTCGAAGTCGACGTCTTCCCAGTAGGCCGAAGCGCCAAAGGTCCGTGGCAGATTCAGATTGGCTTTGTTGCTTTTTTCTGATGCTGTTTCAGCGGAGGGCAGCACCAGCTGTTGGAACACCAGTCGTGAGATGTTGCCGGCTGCCGAAACATAGGCCGCCCCTTCGTTGCCACCACCGACACCGCCAATGCTGTCACCATGATGATACAGAAACTCTTCAGCATAGTAATCATCATAATTAGGAGATGCCCAAGAACTTCCCGCCAGGCATAGCAGGGCCAAGACCCCGGAAATCAGTAATCCCCGTTTTTTGTTCATGTTACCTCCTCCTTCGAATGTGATGGAATTGAGACTAGGGTAGACGACGCAGCAGGCTGGCAGTGGCCTGTTGCAGCGCTTGATCGGCAGCGCCCGAGACATCATGGCCGATGCCCGTGCCGCTACCAGGAATGTATTCCAGGGTTTCCACGTCAACACAGCGGATCTGGATGCCCATGCGGGTTTGCAAATTCTTTCTGGCGCTCAGCCCGCGCACCTGATCACCACCTTCGCCGTAGTCATAGACCTCGCCATAGATGACCTTGGCGGCACCAAGCATACGGCCCATTTCGATGGCCTGGGCCTGGCTGACCATGCCGTTGGCACTCATCCATTGCCGGTCCATAACATCCTTGATGATATCAGCCTTTTCCTCGACGAAGATGAAGCGGCCAGTGTCATAGAGGGCTTCTGTCAGCCGGTTATGAATCCCAAGGCCCACATTCTTGTCCAGCAGGTGCGGATAGCGTTGTGCCGCCCGATCAGACAACCCCAGCGGCAGGACGGCAACAACCGTTTTAGGGCCTTTATGGGGCGGTGCGGCCACTGGCGAGGTGGCGGCAGCCGGTGCCGGCCGGTCCGGTTCAACGTAGGTGGTGGCACAACCGGCCAGCATCAGGCCCAGAAACACATTCAGCGCAACCAGCAGGCGCAGCAAATCAAAGATTGGCAAGAGCATCTTCAATGGCTTTCTGGGTGGCTTGACCCACGGTGGTTTCGTTGAAATGAACCTTGTCCTGGCGAATCTCGAACAGAATACCCAGTGATTTGGTTACCCCTTTACCGGATCCCTCAAAAACACGCAACGGCTGGCCGGCTTCACGCAATTCAATGCGGACACCAACCTGCAAGGTGGTTTTAGCGGCGGCCAGCAGACCAATACTGCGTGTTCGTGAGGTTTTAAAACGATCGATAAACACGCGCACCTGGGTATCACTGGCCACGGTTGGTTCCTGGATATCCTCCGGCATGTTGTCGTTCTGCCAGGTAGCCGCGATAAAACGATCAATCTGACGCAGCATCTCGGGATCGTCTTCTATGGGAACATAGCGACCGCTACGGT
Protein-coding regions in this window:
- a CDS encoding flagellar assembly protein T N-terminal domain-containing protein, giving the protein MDFRHRLFHLLGLLAWTLLTTVPAQASQIQLEAEGSAAITHSRQQARQDAVEDAQRNAVAEALGVLLTSETVVENFVLLQDKILTRVEGYVRDYQILNESFTSNACTVRIRATVEEMALADDVAALARILPRLNYPTVAISLQEQSLSATANPMPLNLLAARQTIEADLRGKGFDLVNPTGPSTTQAQLLIRGQAYVQDNGANPYNERFHAYAATIVADICETTTGKVLASASSDAIVPHHSFAIGSQNALQKAALQLAGRLSDQIAASWLEACYNEHQIRLIVAGCSFADLPSIEREISRIPGVIRAQQKQFSAQGGEFIVGWQSCNTLRLAEQINHLTIGGKKLTITSAGTYALQARLGGS
- a CDS encoding CsgG/HfaB family protein, with protein sequence MLLPIFDLLRLLVALNVFLGLMLAGCATTYVEPDRPAPAAATSPVAAPPHKGPKTVVAVLPLGLSDRAAQRYPHLLDKNVGLGIHNRLTEALYDTGRFIFVEEKADIIKDVMDRQWMSANGMVSQAQAIEMGRMLGAAKVIYGEVYDYGEGGDQVRGLSARKNLQTRMGIQIRCVDVETLEYIPGSGTGIGHDVSGAADQALQQATASLLRRLP